A window of Macrotis lagotis isolate mMagLag1 chromosome X, bilby.v1.9.chrom.fasta, whole genome shotgun sequence contains these coding sequences:
- the GGT5 gene encoding glutathione hydrolase 5 proenzyme isoform X1: MARVGGRTSCFILLALGVLVAIVLLASIPGLRSQCSGISYGTAAVAADSKRCSDIGRDILKQDGSPVDAAIAALLCTAVINPQSMGLGGGVIFTIYNASTGEVEVINARESTPKAVPRNLLERCEKEELGNGPHWIGVPGELRGYQLAHQRHGRLPWAQLLRPTIGLLREGLRVPRVLSLFLNSSLAQLIKRSSLSQLFFSGQEPLAEGDPLAWPALARTLDTLAERGPGELYEGGLAKDLLEDLTQQGSILTAEDLAGYQAQVVKPLVLDLGSHTLYSPPPPAGGALLGFILNVLRGFHFSKDALVQLQGKVDTYHQVLETLKFANGLKWKLRDPQSYPEAQDVYLDLLTEELARKVRGLISLKEVHPPDYYNLSLSSRGGQEAGTSHVAVLGPDGSAVSATSTINTPFGSMIYSPKTGLILNNQLLDLCWRTTPGSGQLRDPVPGERPPSSMVPSILISKDKKSKLVIGGSGGQLILPATALAIMNNLWFGLDLHEAIKAKIVYVCPSTNVSFEPGFNKEVQDGLIYRGHKYEERPHWLNVVQAVAQDSLGCIYPESDKRKLGEASGY, encoded by the exons ATGGCCAGGGTGGGGGGCCGCACCAGCTGCTTCATCCTCCTGGCCCTGGGGGTCCTGGTGGCCATCGTGCTGCTGGCCAGCATCCCGGGCCTCCGCAGCCAGTGCTCGGGCATCAGCTATGGCACCGCCGCCGTAGCGGCCGACTCCAAGAGGTGCTCGGACATCGGCAG ggataTCCTGAAGCAAGATGGCTCCCCAGTGGACGCGGCCATCGCCGCCCTGCTCTGCACGGCCGTGATCAACCCCCAGAGTATGGGCCTGGGAGGTGGCGTCATCTTCACCATCTATAATGCCTCTACGG GAGAGGTAGAAGTGATCAACGCCCGGGAAAGCACGCCCAAGGCCGTCCCCCGGAATCTTCTAGAGCGCTGTGAGAAAGAGGAGCTGGGAAACG GGCCCCACTGGATCGGAGTCCCCGGCGAGCTGCGAGGCTACCAGCTGGCCCACCAGCGCCACGGCCGCCTGCCCTGGGCCCAGCTCCTGAGGCCCACCATCGGCCTCCTCCGGGAGGGCCTCCGCGTGCCCAGGGTCCTGAGCTTGTTCCTCAACAGCAGCCTGGCCCAGCTCATCAAGCGGTCCAGTCTCAG CCAGCTCTTCTTCAGTGGGCAGGAGCCCCTGGCGGAGGGGGACCCCCTGGCCTGGCCGGCGCTGGCTCGCACCCTGGACACCCTGGCAGAGAGGGGCCCAGGGGAGCTCTATGAGGGAGGCCTCGCCAAAGACCTCCTGGAGGACCTCACCCAGCAAG GGAGCATCCTGACTGCAGAGGATCTGGCCGGCTACCAGGCCCAGGTGGTCAAGCCGCTGGTCCTGGACCTGGGGAGTCACACGCTCTACTCGCCCCCACCCCCTGCTGGGGGGGCCCTCCTGGGCTTCATCCTCAATGTGCTCAGAG GCTTTCACTTCTCCAAGGATGCCCTGGTCCAGCTCCAGGGGAAGGTGGACACCTACCACCAGGTTCTGGAGACCCTGAAGTTTGCCAATGGGCTCAAGTGGAAGCTGCGGGATCCTCAAAGCTACCCAGAAGCCCAG GATGTCTACCTGGACCTGCTAACTGAGGAGCTGGCCCGGAAGGTCCGAGGCCTGATCAGCCTCAAGGAAGTCCACCCCCCCGACTACTACAACCTCAGCCTGAGCAGCAGAGGGGGGCAGGAGGCGGGCACCTCCCATGTGGCCGTCCTGGGCCCCGATGGCAGCGCGGTGTCTGCCACCAGCACCATCAACACCCC CTTTGGCTCCATGATATATTCCCCCAAGACCGGCCTCATTCTCAACAACCAACTCCTGGACCTCTGCTGGAGGACAACTCCAGGCTCTGGCCAGCTGCGGGATCCAG TTCCAGGGGAAAGGCCCCCCTCCTCCATGGTCCCATCCATCTTGATCTCCAAAGATAAGAAATCCAAGCTGGTGATCGGGGGCTCTGGAGGGCAACTGATCCTTCCAGCCACGGCCTTG GCCATCATGAACAACCTGTGGTTTGGTCTGGATCTTCATGAGGCCATCAAGGCAAAGATTGTCTATGTATGTCCCTCAACCAATGTTTCTTTTGAGCCAGGCTTCAACAAG GAGGTCCAGGATGGGCTCATTTACCGTGGACACAAGTATGAAGAAAGACCCCACTGGCTGAACGTGGTCCAGGCCGTGGCCCAGGATAGCTTGGGATGCATCTACCCCGAATCAGACAAGAGGAAGCTGGGGGAGGCGTCTGGCTACTGA
- the GGT5 gene encoding glutathione hydrolase 5 proenzyme isoform X3 yields MARVGGRTSCFILLALGVLVAIVLLASIPGLRSQCSGISYGTAAVAADSKRCSDIGRDILKQDGSPVDAAIAALLCTAVINPQSMGLGGGVIFTIYNASTGEVEVINARESTPKAVPRNLLERCEKEELGNGPHWIGVPGELRGYQLAHQRHGRLPWAQLLRPTIGLLREGLRVPRVLSLFLNSSLAQLIKRSSLSQLFFSGQEPLAEGDPLAWPALARTLDTLAERGPGELYEGGLAKDLLEDLTQQGSILTAEDLAGYQAQVVKPLVLDLGSHTLYSPPPPAGGALLGFILNVLRGFHFSKDALVQLQGKVDTYHQVLETLKFANGLKWKLRDPQSYPEAQDVYLDLLTEELARKVRGLISLKEVHPPDYYNLSLSSRGGQEAGTSHVAVLGPDGSAVSATSTINTPFGSMIYSPKTGLILNNQLLDLCWRTTPGSGQLRDPESKGKKCPAPDFPSNCN; encoded by the exons ATGGCCAGGGTGGGGGGCCGCACCAGCTGCTTCATCCTCCTGGCCCTGGGGGTCCTGGTGGCCATCGTGCTGCTGGCCAGCATCCCGGGCCTCCGCAGCCAGTGCTCGGGCATCAGCTATGGCACCGCCGCCGTAGCGGCCGACTCCAAGAGGTGCTCGGACATCGGCAG ggataTCCTGAAGCAAGATGGCTCCCCAGTGGACGCGGCCATCGCCGCCCTGCTCTGCACGGCCGTGATCAACCCCCAGAGTATGGGCCTGGGAGGTGGCGTCATCTTCACCATCTATAATGCCTCTACGG GAGAGGTAGAAGTGATCAACGCCCGGGAAAGCACGCCCAAGGCCGTCCCCCGGAATCTTCTAGAGCGCTGTGAGAAAGAGGAGCTGGGAAACG GGCCCCACTGGATCGGAGTCCCCGGCGAGCTGCGAGGCTACCAGCTGGCCCACCAGCGCCACGGCCGCCTGCCCTGGGCCCAGCTCCTGAGGCCCACCATCGGCCTCCTCCGGGAGGGCCTCCGCGTGCCCAGGGTCCTGAGCTTGTTCCTCAACAGCAGCCTGGCCCAGCTCATCAAGCGGTCCAGTCTCAG CCAGCTCTTCTTCAGTGGGCAGGAGCCCCTGGCGGAGGGGGACCCCCTGGCCTGGCCGGCGCTGGCTCGCACCCTGGACACCCTGGCAGAGAGGGGCCCAGGGGAGCTCTATGAGGGAGGCCTCGCCAAAGACCTCCTGGAGGACCTCACCCAGCAAG GGAGCATCCTGACTGCAGAGGATCTGGCCGGCTACCAGGCCCAGGTGGTCAAGCCGCTGGTCCTGGACCTGGGGAGTCACACGCTCTACTCGCCCCCACCCCCTGCTGGGGGGGCCCTCCTGGGCTTCATCCTCAATGTGCTCAGAG GCTTTCACTTCTCCAAGGATGCCCTGGTCCAGCTCCAGGGGAAGGTGGACACCTACCACCAGGTTCTGGAGACCCTGAAGTTTGCCAATGGGCTCAAGTGGAAGCTGCGGGATCCTCAAAGCTACCCAGAAGCCCAG GATGTCTACCTGGACCTGCTAACTGAGGAGCTGGCCCGGAAGGTCCGAGGCCTGATCAGCCTCAAGGAAGTCCACCCCCCCGACTACTACAACCTCAGCCTGAGCAGCAGAGGGGGGCAGGAGGCGGGCACCTCCCATGTGGCCGTCCTGGGCCCCGATGGCAGCGCGGTGTCTGCCACCAGCACCATCAACACCCC CTTTGGCTCCATGATATATTCCCCCAAGACCGGCCTCATTCTCAACAACCAACTCCTGGACCTCTGCTGGAGGACAACTCCAGGCTCTGGCCAGCTGCGGGATCCAG AGTCCAAAGGAAAGAAGTGCCCAGCTCCTGATTTTCCTTCAAACTGTAACTGA
- the GGT5 gene encoding glutathione hydrolase 5 proenzyme isoform X2: MARVGGRTSCFILLALGVLVAIVLLASIPGLRSQCSGISYGTAAVAADSKRCSDIGRDILKQDGSPVDAAIAALLCTAVINPQSMGLGGGVIFTIYNASTGEVEVINARESTPKAVPRNLLERCEKEELGNGPHWIGVPGELRGYQLAHQRHGRLPWAQLLRPTIGLLREGLRVPRVLSLFLNSSLAQLIKRSSLSQLFFSGQEPLAEGDPLAWPALARTLDTLAERGPGELYEGGLAKDLLEDLTQQGSILTAEDLAGYQAQVVKPLVLDLGSHTLYSPPPPAGGALLGFILNVLRGFHFSKDALVQLQGKVDTYHQVLETLKFANGLKWKLRDPQSYPEAQDVYLDLLTEELARKVRGLISLKEVHPPDYYNLSLSSRGGQEAGTSHVAVLGPDGSAVSATSTINTPFGSMIYSPKTGLILNNQLLDLCWRTTPGSGQLRDPVPGERPPSSMVPSILISKDKKSKLVIGGSGGQLILPATALAIMNNLWFGLDLHEAIKAKIVYVCPSTNVSFEPGFNKEKSSCAWSRHPSFTSGLRPLSHPQPGFVRDGFARFTASQSRRI; encoded by the exons ATGGCCAGGGTGGGGGGCCGCACCAGCTGCTTCATCCTCCTGGCCCTGGGGGTCCTGGTGGCCATCGTGCTGCTGGCCAGCATCCCGGGCCTCCGCAGCCAGTGCTCGGGCATCAGCTATGGCACCGCCGCCGTAGCGGCCGACTCCAAGAGGTGCTCGGACATCGGCAG ggataTCCTGAAGCAAGATGGCTCCCCAGTGGACGCGGCCATCGCCGCCCTGCTCTGCACGGCCGTGATCAACCCCCAGAGTATGGGCCTGGGAGGTGGCGTCATCTTCACCATCTATAATGCCTCTACGG GAGAGGTAGAAGTGATCAACGCCCGGGAAAGCACGCCCAAGGCCGTCCCCCGGAATCTTCTAGAGCGCTGTGAGAAAGAGGAGCTGGGAAACG GGCCCCACTGGATCGGAGTCCCCGGCGAGCTGCGAGGCTACCAGCTGGCCCACCAGCGCCACGGCCGCCTGCCCTGGGCCCAGCTCCTGAGGCCCACCATCGGCCTCCTCCGGGAGGGCCTCCGCGTGCCCAGGGTCCTGAGCTTGTTCCTCAACAGCAGCCTGGCCCAGCTCATCAAGCGGTCCAGTCTCAG CCAGCTCTTCTTCAGTGGGCAGGAGCCCCTGGCGGAGGGGGACCCCCTGGCCTGGCCGGCGCTGGCTCGCACCCTGGACACCCTGGCAGAGAGGGGCCCAGGGGAGCTCTATGAGGGAGGCCTCGCCAAAGACCTCCTGGAGGACCTCACCCAGCAAG GGAGCATCCTGACTGCAGAGGATCTGGCCGGCTACCAGGCCCAGGTGGTCAAGCCGCTGGTCCTGGACCTGGGGAGTCACACGCTCTACTCGCCCCCACCCCCTGCTGGGGGGGCCCTCCTGGGCTTCATCCTCAATGTGCTCAGAG GCTTTCACTTCTCCAAGGATGCCCTGGTCCAGCTCCAGGGGAAGGTGGACACCTACCACCAGGTTCTGGAGACCCTGAAGTTTGCCAATGGGCTCAAGTGGAAGCTGCGGGATCCTCAAAGCTACCCAGAAGCCCAG GATGTCTACCTGGACCTGCTAACTGAGGAGCTGGCCCGGAAGGTCCGAGGCCTGATCAGCCTCAAGGAAGTCCACCCCCCCGACTACTACAACCTCAGCCTGAGCAGCAGAGGGGGGCAGGAGGCGGGCACCTCCCATGTGGCCGTCCTGGGCCCCGATGGCAGCGCGGTGTCTGCCACCAGCACCATCAACACCCC CTTTGGCTCCATGATATATTCCCCCAAGACCGGCCTCATTCTCAACAACCAACTCCTGGACCTCTGCTGGAGGACAACTCCAGGCTCTGGCCAGCTGCGGGATCCAG TTCCAGGGGAAAGGCCCCCCTCCTCCATGGTCCCATCCATCTTGATCTCCAAAGATAAGAAATCCAAGCTGGTGATCGGGGGCTCTGGAGGGCAACTGATCCTTCCAGCCACGGCCTTG GCCATCATGAACAACCTGTGGTTTGGTCTGGATCTTCATGAGGCCATCAAGGCAAAGATTGTCTATGTATGTCCCTCAACCAATGTTTCTTTTGAGCCAGGCTTCAACAAG
- the GGT5 gene encoding glutathione hydrolase 5 proenzyme isoform X4: MARVGGRTSCFILLALGVLVAIVLLASIPGLRSQCSGISYGTAAVAADSKRCSDIGRDILKQDGSPVDAAIAALLCTAVINPQSMGLGGGVIFTIYNASTGEVEVINARESTPKAVPRNLLERCEKEELGNGPHWIGVPGELRGYQLAHQRHGRLPWAQLLRPTIGLLREGLRVPRVLSLFLNSSLAQLIKRSSLSQLFFSGQEPLAEGDPLAWPALARTLDTLAERGPGELYEGGLAKDLLEDLTQQGSILTAEDLAGYQAQVVKPLVLDLGSHTLYSPPPPAGGALLGFILNVLRGFHFSKDALVQLQGKVDTYHQVLETLKFANGLKWKLRDPQSYPEAQDVYLDLLTEELARKVRGLISLKEVHPPDYYNLSLSSRGGQEAGTSHVAVLGPDGSAVSATSTINTPFGSMIYSPKTGLILNNQLLDLCWRTTPGSGQLRDPVPGERPPSSMVPSILISKDKKSKLVIGGSGGQLILPATALAIMNNLWFGLDLHEAIKAKIVYVCPSTNVSFEPGFNKEKSSCAWSRHPSFTSGLRPLSHPQPGFVRDGFARFTASQSRRIFWSFCLC, translated from the exons ATGGCCAGGGTGGGGGGCCGCACCAGCTGCTTCATCCTCCTGGCCCTGGGGGTCCTGGTGGCCATCGTGCTGCTGGCCAGCATCCCGGGCCTCCGCAGCCAGTGCTCGGGCATCAGCTATGGCACCGCCGCCGTAGCGGCCGACTCCAAGAGGTGCTCGGACATCGGCAG ggataTCCTGAAGCAAGATGGCTCCCCAGTGGACGCGGCCATCGCCGCCCTGCTCTGCACGGCCGTGATCAACCCCCAGAGTATGGGCCTGGGAGGTGGCGTCATCTTCACCATCTATAATGCCTCTACGG GAGAGGTAGAAGTGATCAACGCCCGGGAAAGCACGCCCAAGGCCGTCCCCCGGAATCTTCTAGAGCGCTGTGAGAAAGAGGAGCTGGGAAACG GGCCCCACTGGATCGGAGTCCCCGGCGAGCTGCGAGGCTACCAGCTGGCCCACCAGCGCCACGGCCGCCTGCCCTGGGCCCAGCTCCTGAGGCCCACCATCGGCCTCCTCCGGGAGGGCCTCCGCGTGCCCAGGGTCCTGAGCTTGTTCCTCAACAGCAGCCTGGCCCAGCTCATCAAGCGGTCCAGTCTCAG CCAGCTCTTCTTCAGTGGGCAGGAGCCCCTGGCGGAGGGGGACCCCCTGGCCTGGCCGGCGCTGGCTCGCACCCTGGACACCCTGGCAGAGAGGGGCCCAGGGGAGCTCTATGAGGGAGGCCTCGCCAAAGACCTCCTGGAGGACCTCACCCAGCAAG GGAGCATCCTGACTGCAGAGGATCTGGCCGGCTACCAGGCCCAGGTGGTCAAGCCGCTGGTCCTGGACCTGGGGAGTCACACGCTCTACTCGCCCCCACCCCCTGCTGGGGGGGCCCTCCTGGGCTTCATCCTCAATGTGCTCAGAG GCTTTCACTTCTCCAAGGATGCCCTGGTCCAGCTCCAGGGGAAGGTGGACACCTACCACCAGGTTCTGGAGACCCTGAAGTTTGCCAATGGGCTCAAGTGGAAGCTGCGGGATCCTCAAAGCTACCCAGAAGCCCAG GATGTCTACCTGGACCTGCTAACTGAGGAGCTGGCCCGGAAGGTCCGAGGCCTGATCAGCCTCAAGGAAGTCCACCCCCCCGACTACTACAACCTCAGCCTGAGCAGCAGAGGGGGGCAGGAGGCGGGCACCTCCCATGTGGCCGTCCTGGGCCCCGATGGCAGCGCGGTGTCTGCCACCAGCACCATCAACACCCC CTTTGGCTCCATGATATATTCCCCCAAGACCGGCCTCATTCTCAACAACCAACTCCTGGACCTCTGCTGGAGGACAACTCCAGGCTCTGGCCAGCTGCGGGATCCAG TTCCAGGGGAAAGGCCCCCCTCCTCCATGGTCCCATCCATCTTGATCTCCAAAGATAAGAAATCCAAGCTGGTGATCGGGGGCTCTGGAGGGCAACTGATCCTTCCAGCCACGGCCTTG GCCATCATGAACAACCTGTGGTTTGGTCTGGATCTTCATGAGGCCATCAAGGCAAAGATTGTCTATGTATGTCCCTCAACCAATGTTTCTTTTGAGCCAGGCTTCAACAAG